A region of Mauremys mutica isolate MM-2020 ecotype Southern chromosome 2, ASM2049712v1, whole genome shotgun sequence DNA encodes the following proteins:
- the LOC123365098 gene encoding uncharacterized protein LOC123365098, translating to MSDSSHEGPLTQPLMDTLEPKTQTLVRHTDECDGLSLSAPLEVEGERSSGESSEDKVNGKDIAQLDDAFLEVPEALDSIASSSEDEPGSPCFCSMPVQIVEEDSKDDGYEEFRRLGMELTEPMPRPERKKVMRTIYLFSPNYKVSSCEFINDETACVSWTHAKDRYSVSGNTNVFIACFTTASARLELYNLLERLQEWCLYHDTDLVISVKREAL from the exons atgagCGACAGTTCCcacgagggccctttgactcagccattgatggatacgcTGGAACCCAAAACCCAAACCCTCGTGAGGCACACCGATGAGTGTGATGGCCTCTCATTGTCCGCCCCCCTAGAGGTGGAAGGTGAACGCAGCTCAGGGGAGTCATCGGAGGACAAGGTGAACGGAAAAGAcattgctcag CTtgacgatgcctttctagaggtcCCAGAGGCCCTGGACAGCATTGCATCAAGCAGCGAAGATGAACCGGGCTCTCCTTGTTTTTGCTCAATGCCggtacaaattgttgaagaggactccaAGGATGACGGCTATGAGGAGTTTAGGAGGCTTGGCATGGAACTAACTGAGCCAATGCCACGTCCTGAGCGTAAAAAAGTCATGCGGACTATT tacctgttttCCCCCAATTACAAGGTTTCATCCTGTGAGTTTATCAATGATGAAACCGCGTGTGTGTCTTGGACGCACGCAAAAGACCGGTACTCTGTCTCTGGCAATACCAACGtcttcatagcctgtttcaccaccgCTTCTGCCCGCTTAGAACTATACAACCTCCTAGAGAGGTTGCAAGAGTGGTGCCTGTACCACGACACTGACTTGGTGATATCtgtgaaaagggagg